TAATCTGGCTGGTCTGGTCTTGGCTCATGTATTATTCAGTGCCTGCTTATTGGCCGGTTGATTCTGTGTTTAGAGCAGAGGCATCTCTGTTGACCAGACCCACGGTGGCACTCAGCCCCACCCAGGCCTGCAGCAGCATCTCTCTAAACAAGCCCCCCCCGCCTGGTAGTGCTGCTTTATCACATCCCTGAGCTTCCCCCATGGCAACCTCAGCCCTCGTCAGACCAGCGCATCACACCCTAAACCCTAAAACATAGCATTACTGAGGGTTCTAATCAATGAACTAGTATCTGTCTTGTAACAGCACATCTtcagtaaacaacaacaacaacaacaacaatggcaGAGTCATGTGATGCAACAAACTGTAGAGATCAGACCCCACCCAGCTGTAGAGATCAGACCCCACCCAGCTGTAGAGGTCAGACCCCACCCAGCTGTAGAGGTCAGACCCCACCCAGCTGTAGAGATCAGACCCCACCCAGCTGTAGAGATCAGACCCCACCCAGCTGTAGAGATCAGACTCCACCCAGCTGTAGAGGTCAGACCCCACCCAGCTGTAGAGATCAGACCCCACCCAGCTGTAGAGGTCAGACCCCACCCAGCTGTAGAGATCAGACTCTCTGAGCAGTCACATGTCATAGTGGTCCTAGAACGCTACGCAGGAAAGTGTGTAGTGCATTTAAACAGACCGGTAAAACACCAAAACTGTTAAATTCTGTAAAATATGACAATTCTCACATTTTTGTCCACAATAAACACATATTTTGAGCGATGGCAAACTTCTAGTAAACACATGTCAATTTGTGTGAAGACCCATGGAAGTTACTAGGAAGGAACTAGGATACATGAGAAGATCGGTCCCAACCGACCTCTGAGATCTAGAGCAAAATGTGGAGTGTTTCAGTACGGCTACAGATACACATATTAATCTAGAATTTAAATAAATTACACATAAGGTAATCGTACACGTGGTAAACAATATCTCAAACCACAAGCTTCTGGTCTTCTGTATTGATATATTTTATAACAAGAAAGAATTGTCTCTACAATAGTCTTAGAACAGTCTAAAATCCTGGGTAGGACTGGTGTCTGGGCTCAGCCCTGCGTGGACAGATGGTCACATGGTCATCATAGTTATCTATCTACAAGCAGGAGCAGGCGTCCACTGTGCCGCTGAATGGAAGTGTGCAAGAAAAAACAGAAGATGCGTGGACGTGGCATGCAGCTGAGCAAAGACACTGGTGCGGGTGGGGGGCTAACCCCTCTGAACCCAGACACCTCGGAGCAGGTCGGAGGCAGGGCTCCTGTCCTCAGTTGCATATGGGAAGGTTGCATCGTAACAGCTGAGGTCTGGCTGTCTATAGTCGACATCCCCACATTGGCACATATTCACATCAGGAAGAGTTAGTCTGACTATGGCCCTGCGCTGACAGACGGGGAAAAGAAAAGAGATTTAAGAAAAAGAGTTGAGAGAGAGCAGTTGTGCTACATGCAGATGCACTGTCAAAGAGGTAAGACCCAAGTCCTGCACAGGAACATTGAGGACACAGAAGACCGGAGGAGCTTCAAGTCAAAACAGCCACCCCATCCCACCACCCCAGCccatcaccccaccccaccaccccaaaaAAATCACCAGCACTctaaaatgaagaaaaacacagttgtaggtttgtttttttgttgggcCGTGTGTGGAGGTCTGTCAGAGCGGGTCCCTCAGTGCCTCGGCGTGGGACAGGATCCTGGCAGAGCAGGGCACTCTCCAGGGGCCAGGGCTCAGGGGGGCCCTGGGGTCGGGGGGGTTAGGAGGCCCCTGGGAGCTGCGAGGGGAGGGGGCcgcagcctcctctctgctccgctCCTCTTTAGAGGAGGTCTTGCTTTCCctcccgctcctctcctctctttcgccAGTCTCTGCTTTCCTGACCTCCCGACCCGGGTCTTTGCTGGCTTGGCTCCTCCCCTCAGAAGCCCTTgtgcctgcctcccccccccctcccccctgcttctcCCTGGGAGAGTCACGCCGGGCCTCGGCCCCGGTCCTCTCGCTGCTAGCGACCAGCTCAGAGGCAGCCTCGCCCCCCCGACAGCTCCTGCCCCTGGCATCCCCTCGTTTAGCGGACTTCTTTTCTTTAAAGCCCTCTCCGCTGGCATCCTTCCTCTGCTGCCTTtgtggtctgtctgcctgctgataACTGCTTGCCACTTCCTGTCCAGCTACAGGTGCCTTCCTGGGGCTGGGGGACCTGCTTTCTTTCTGTGGGTGGAACTTCCTGTTTGTCTTGCTTCgttccacttcctgtttactcCTCTCGTGTTTTTTGGGACTGTTTGAGCGCTCTTTGGCTTTGGGGAGGGACTGTGTCTCCCCTGCTGTCTTTGGGCGTCTGGGTTCCTGACGGTGGGTAGAGAGGCTGCTGGGGGGCGGACTGTCTTCCGGCTGGtccccctgctccctgcccccctcccctgggccCCTGCtggtgtgggggcggggggccgggggggcagaGGAACCTGAGATGGTGGAGCTggcgtggagaggagagaggaggggaggcgtgTCTCTGGGCGAACTGGCAGGTGAAATAGCGGTCGGTGTCCGCAGACCTGGAACCAGGACAGGGGGTCAGAGACAGGGTCAGGATCAGAATCAGGGTCAGGATCAGAATCAGGGTTAGATACAGGATCAGGGTCAGATACAGGGTCAGatacagggtcagggtcagataCAGGATCAGGGTCAGatacagggtcagggtcagataCAGGGTCGGATACAGGGTCAGATACAGGGTCAAGGTCAGATACAGGGTCAGATACAGGGTCAGATACAGGGTCGGATACAGGGTCAGATACAGGGTCAAGGTCAGATACAGGGTCAGATACAGGGTCAGATACAGGGTCGGATACAGGGTCGGATACAGGGTCAGGGATAGAAAGACAGTGtcagaagaaaaggaggaggggtttaccggggaggagagggcagagtggTGAGAGCAGCCAGGCGGTCAGTACTGGTGCTCAGTGGAGAAATAGCACCCAGACGAGCCTGTGCTgcctgcaggagggagaggggggagggagagagagagaaggggggaggggtgaggcggagaaagagagagaggatgtgaaaaggaagggagagagagtgggggagagaaaggggaagggaaagagagggggccgGAAATTAGAATTAGACatatagaggaagagagtgatagacagaaagagaaaattGAAAAGTCCCACAGTAAAGCTGTTAGAGACAGCCAGGAACCCCCACTCATTCTAATTTATTCAAAAACACAACTGTAGGTTGAGTCAACGATTATGAATGAATGGAGTGATTATCCTTAAAAGCTACAGCAGAATGGACCTGCAGACAAATTGAAATCTCTATTAACTCATGTAAGCAATTGACAGCTGAATTGTTATCCACATTTATACCCAGTGTAATCCACTTACTAGCAGTGTTTGGCTAATTGTGTTCGTCCATTCAGTTAACTGGTCCATGTTGGTgtccataaaaaaaatatttagatcGCAAGGTGTACCAGGAAGTGAGTGAGGTGTACCAGGaagtgagtgtgaggtgtaccaggaagtgagtgtgaggtgtaccaggaagtgagtgaggtgtaccaggaagtgagtgtgaggtgtaccaggaagtgagtgaggtgtaccaggaagtgagtgtgaggtgtacCAGGAAGTGAGTGAGGTGTACCAGAaagtgagtgtgaggtgtacCAGGAAGTGACTGAGGTGTACCAGGaagtgagtgtgaggtgtacAAGGAAGTGACTGAGGTGTACCAGGAAGTGAGTCAGGTGTACCAGGaagtgagtgtgaggtgtacCAGGACATGATTGAGGTGTACCAGGTAGCGAGTGTGAGGTGTACCAGGAAGTGAGTGAGGTGTACCAGGAAGTGAGTGAGGTGTACCAGGAAGTGAGTGAGGTGTACCAGGAAGTGAATATGAGGTGTACAAGGAAGTGCAGACTCACTGCTGTCCTGTGCCAGGCCTGCCCCGGGGCAGAGGAGCAGCAGAACCTTACTGCCCCCAGCCTGGATCAGCTCTATGGCCCGGGTGTGAGAGATGCCCTGGGTGGGCTCCCCGTTGATCTCCACTATCTGGtcccccacctgcacacacacacacaggcatcttgATTACTCAAGAATAACATGAATGAAACACCAAAAGACAAAGTGTCTTCATGTAAATGCTGTTGTTACTCTACAAAGCTCTAAtctgggtgcacacacacacacacctaacaaacacatacacttaacacacacatcaacatcttacacacaccaacaccgacacacacacaccaacacacactcatacaaactcacaccacacacagcacccctcCACAGCGTCAGACTCACTCTGATCCTGCCGTCCAGCTGGGCCGGCCCGTCCTCCGCCAGGCGCAGGATGTACAGCCCCATGTTGTACTCTGTCCCCCCGCGCAGGCTGAACCcaaaccccctctctccccggtCCAGCTCCACCGTCAGGCagtcctgctcacacacacacaccaacacacacgtacatacacacacacataaccaaacacacacacacacacatacacacgtacatacacacacgtacacacacacacattaatgcgGTCCTAGATTTGTACCAGagtgatagggagggagggagtgcttGCCTGTTTGGGGCCTGTAACACACAGTGTTCCTTGGTCGCCCACAGGAAGTGTCTTGTATTCTGACCAGCTGacttcctctctgttctcctccaggtCCAAGTTGAAACTGGAACACACAGCGCTGTTACTTAgcaatcacacactcacacagcgctGTTACACacctacttacacacacacactcaatcatgTGCACACTCACTTAAGTtaaacacactcgcacatgatctacacacacacaccgtaaattcacacacaacatataatgtacacacacacacacacacacacacacacacacacacacacacacacacacacacaggtcttacTGCTCGTCCTGCTGGGCAGACAGGGTCCTgtgctggggggcggggctctgCTTAGCTGAGCTGGCTCCTGAGGGGGGACCcttgtactctgaaacacacaaacacacacacacactaaccatcaGCATGTACACACTAACACTAACCATCAGCATGTACACACTAACACTAACCATCAGCATGTACACACTAACACTAACCATCAGCATGTACACACTAACACTAACCATCAGCATGTACACACTAACACTAACCATCAGCATGTACACACTAACACTAACCATCAGCATGTACACACTAACACTAACCATCAGCATGTACACACTAACACTAACCATCAGCATGTACACACTAACCATCAGCATGTACACACTAACACTAACCATCAGCATGTACACACTAACACTAACCATCAGCATGTACACACTAACACTAACCATCAGCATGTACACACTAACACTAACCATCAGCATGTACACACTAACACTAACCATCAGCATGTATAcaccctttccatctctctctccctcgccatcctcctcctcctcccacttccctttccccctccctgtccccctccccctccctctccccctctccctcctcctcaccgtcCTCGGGCACCACGGTGAGTGTGACACAGAGGCCCGCCTCCTTGATGAGCAGCACAATGTCGTTGTGTGACAGCTCGATGATGGAGCGCCCGTTCACGGCTGAGATGCGGTCTCCCACGTTCAGCACGCCGCAGCGCTCTGCCGGGCTGCCCTCGATGATGCGGCCAATCTTGTGAGGGatcactgcgcacacacacacacacagagggagatgcATACAATCAGACTAGATTCTAGAatgcagggaaggagatgagggggatgatgtcacacacacagggaaggagatgagggggatgatgtcacacacgcagggaaggagatgagggggatgatgtcacacacgcagggaaggagatgagggtgatgatgtcacacacgcagggaaggagatgagggtgatgatgtcacacacgcagggaaggagatgagggggatgatgtcacacacgcagggaaggagatgagggtgatgatgtcacacacgcagggaaggagatgagggtgatgatgtcacacacgcagggaaggagatgagggtgatgatgtcacacacgcaGGGATGGAGATGAGGGGGATGATGTTACACacgcagggaaggagatgaggaggatgatgtcacacacacagggaaggagatgagggtgatgatgtcacacacacagggatggagatgagggtgatgatgtcacacacgcagggaaggagatgagggtgatgatgtcacacacgcagggaaggagatgagggtgatgatgtcacacacgcagggaaggagatgagggtgatgatgtcacacacgcagggaaggagatgagggtgatgatgtcacacacgcagggaaggagatgagggggatgatgtcacacacgcagggaaggagatgagggtgatgatgtcacacacgcagggaaggagatgagggtgatgatgtcacacacgcagggaaggagatgagggtgatgatgtcacataCACAGGGATggagatgagggtgatgatgtcacacacgcagggaaggagatgagggtgatgatgtcacacacgcagggaaggagatgagggtgatgatgtcacacacgcagggaaggagatgagggtgatgatgtcacacacgcagggaaggagatgagggtgatgatgtcacacacgcagggaaggagatgagggggatgatgtcacacacgcagggaaggagatgagggggatgatgtcacacacgcagggaaggagatgagggtgatgatgtcacacacgcagggaaggagatgagggtgatgatgtcacacacgcagggaaggagatgagggtgatgatgtcacacacgcagggaaggagatgagggtgatgatgtcacacacgcagggaaggagatgagggtgatgatgtcacacacgcagggaaggagatgagggtgatgatgtcacacacgcagggaaggagatgagggggatgatgtcacacacgcagggaaggagatgagggggatgatgtcacacacgcagggaaggagatgagggggatgatgtcacacacgcagggaaggagatgagggtgatgatgtcacacacgcagggaaggagatgagggtgatgatgtcacacacgcagggaaggagatgagggggatgatgtcacacacgcaGGGAAGGGGCGCAGCTCTCACCTCCCAGCGGGGGGCGGCTCTTGGAGGTGAGAATGACAAATCCGAAGCCCTCGCTGTCCCTGCGGTGCAGCGTGATGTCGAAGGAGGACTGGTCCAAGCCACTGAAGGGCGTCTGCAGGCGGGGCAGGCGGGGGGAGCCGTTGACCAGTGCTGGGGACAGGCTCTGGAAGGCCTCCTCCTCCGTGgcatctggaacacacacagcctgacgcGCTACTGGAGGACTGACCTCTGGACATCAccgtatatgagtgtgtgtgtgtataggcgggtgtatgtgtgtgtatatgcgagtgtatgtgtgtgtgtgtgtatatgcggatgtgtgtgtgtgtgtatgtgtgagtttgtatatgtgggtgtatgtgtgtatgtgtgtgtatatgcgggtgtatgtgtgtgtatgtgcgggtgtatgtgtgtgtatgtgtgagtttgtatatgcgggtgtatgtgtgtgtgtgctgacctctGTAGATGACCTTCCTGCGGACGGTGAGCAGCACCTGTCCGTTGCGAGCAGCGTTGGTCATCAGATCGAGCACCTGCTTGTGGGAGCGTCCCTTCACCATGATGCCATCGATACCGATCAGCTCGTCTCCTGCTCTCAGACGCCCGTCCTTCTCTGCTGCTCCCATGGCAATGATGGCACCGATGTACACCTggcacaggggggaggggacaggaagtgagaggtgAAAGGAAATCAGGTGACCAGAAGTCAGAGAACACAGGAagtcagaggagacaggaagtcagaggagacaggaagtcagaggagacaggaagtcagaggagacaggaagtcagaggagacaggaagtcaatGGGTGCTTGGTCAGATGGTGTGCTCGTCTGGGAAGATGTCGACACAGTAACCATAGAAACATAAATGCTCCATTCCAGCAGCAGTGTTCCTGGAGGATCTTACTGGCTGTTccggcccctctcctcccaggacaCGGAAGCCGAAGCccgtctcctggtctctcttgaTGAACACATCCAGGTCTCTGGTGAAGGGTTCTGCacacaggtcaggggtcagacaggGGTCAGACAGCCCGCTTGAGGACCGATCATACAGAGACAACATTGCTGAGTAGGTCACAGTCATTTAAATTGATCAGATTATCACAATGATTTAGTCAGACAGCCACCAACCAGTTAATCAATAAAAcatgtgtacctgtctgtctatctgcccacCTGTCTACATGTGtacctgtctgtttacctgcCCACCTGTCTAcatgtgtacctgtctgtctatctgcccacCTGTCTAcatgtgtacctgtctgtctatctgcccacCTGTCTAcatgtgtacctgtctgtctatctgcccacCTGTCTAcatgtgtacctgtctgtctatctgcccacCTGTCTACATGTGTACCTGTCTACATGtgtacctgtctacctgcccaCCTGCCCACCTGTCTACATGtgtacctgtctacctgcccaCCTGTCTACATGtgtacctgtctacctgcccacctgtctacctgtctacatGTGTACCTGTCTTCTTGcccacctgtctacctgcccaCCTGTCTATATGtgtacctgtctacctgcccaCCTGTCTACATGtgtacctgtctacctgcccaCCTGTCTACACGtgtacctgtctacctgtccacATGTGTACCTGCCCACCTGTCTACATGtttacctgtctacctgcccaCCTGTCTACATGTGTACCTGTCTACCTTCCCACCTGTCCACATGTGTCTACTCACGCTTGCTCTCCAGCAGGGCACGGGACTTGAGGTACATCTCTGTAGCCTCCCTCTTGGGGGAGGCGGAGCCTAGCGTGAGGGCGTGgtaggggaggggctggggggcggaGCCTAGCGTGAGGGCGTGgtaggggaggggctggggggcggaGTCAGGGAGACAGTCCAGACTCTGGGTGCTAGCTGTCATCTCCtgcttctgacacacacacacatcagacagttagaacacatacagtagataCACACCCCCTCATGCAGATTAGCCAGTtagagcacacgcacacacagccctgcttcCACCCCCAGCCATTCCACGCTTCAACACATTAACCCCCCTACCCCAAACAATCACCTGAGAAGATAAACGCTGAATGAGAGAAATTAACACCTTTCACAACAAACAAAAGGAGGCATGCTGAAATTAAATCAACATTCAAATCTAAAGCTTCTGTTTCAAAACATGTAATTAGATGCTGAGGTGGGGTATcaactgaaagaaaaaggtctttgggaggaggaggaagaggaggagaagaggaagaaaggagaggagagggagaaggaatatAACTCTAGACTCACAGGTTTGAGGCTCTTAACAGGAGAGGTATGACCTGCAGAGACCAGACGGAAAACAGGAATTAACACATCGTGTATATATGGAACGATTTCACAAGAAACTAACCGGACAACAATCTCCACCATCACTGAACATTTGATTCCTCACATCATCATGAAAGGAGGGAAACATGGGTTATGGAAACAGAGGCAATCTAACATTTTGGTTAactttagctagcttgctacccaCATGACTAACTGGTTGTGAGCAGACAACAGACAAGGTTAAATTCAGCAAATTGTTGTTTGATTAGATAGATTGTTTATTGATTAGACATGGGGAAACATACAAGAAAACTGACACCCTATTTCTTTAACTAGAATAACTAGCAACGGTCTGAAATGTATAAAATATTACGCAATGTCGTTATATATTGAGTCAACCTTTAGATGTTCTTACGTATAGACATAGTGGCTATGACAACAAGGATAAATATAGCTTACTTCTACACTGGAAACGCTAGAGCACTAAGAAAGACAAATGTGATGACATTCACAAAGCAGTAAAAGgttattttgctgctgctcaacaacaaaaacagatgGAAAGTCGCTACATTTGTTGCTAGTCGCTAGGGAAAGTGAAAAGTTGCTAAATCTCCCTAAATTGGGTGAGAGCACACTGGCATCCcatccagcagagggcgccgccTCACAGAGAGAGCGCTGGACAGATGGGAAGCAGACAAAAAAAACCAAGCTGTGATGAAAGGAACTCCAGGGGGTTGAAACATCAGCGGAGCGGCTCCATCAGTGAACATACATCTCTGGGTTATTAAAGATGAATAGCACATGTACGTGGGAACTCATGGACAGacttgaggagagagaaagagagatggagggaaaaagagagggtgagagagaagcagagaaattCATGCATAAAATCCAATGATCAATCCTGCTCTTTCTCCTCATGTAACTGTACagcacatccccacacacatcctggcTCACGTACTGTTGCAACAGCTCAGGctatacacgcaaacacacgcacacacacaccctgcagagcCCCTGGGGCAGAAAGGAGAACACAGGGTTAACAGAGCATGCTGTGGCAGAGAGACCAGGCCTGCATGGTCAACCACACACCCAGGAATTGGCATGATTATCAAGCATGGGCACACTGGAGGACCCAggacacctcctctcccttcctgcatccatctctgtctgtctctctgtgtctgtctctctctctccatccctgcatccctccctctctgttcacCATCTcatctgctcttctcctcctgttccccccccccagcccctgccctcctccaccctccaagcCAAAGAGTCGTATCAAACTAGGGTTTAATCTGCCATTAGCTACTCAACTGGAGGGCTGAACCCTGCCCCCCTTACCCAgggttgagctgtgtgtgtgtgtgtgtgtgtgtgtgtgtgtgtgtgtgtggggggggggggacgtggcTGTGGAGCTGTCCGCCTGGAGGACCCCAACACTAAGGGCCACACCCTGATTATCTCCGGTAGTTAATAGGGCTGTGATGGTGaacggcctcctcctcccccctggtgcTGTCAGGATGATCAAAGCAGATCCAGGCCTCATCCTCATGTGTTGCTGTCTGCCCCCGGGCGAGGGAGATGGATGAGGGAGACATTAGAAgggtgctcccctcctccccactccctctctccccactccctcccccctcctcccccgctcaggCGGCAGCAGCAGCATGCAGTTCCCCTCACTGAGAGCCCTGGCTGACTGCAGACACTAACAGGAGTAGtggtacgggtgtgtgtgtacgtgcgtatatgtgtgtgtgtgtatatgtgtctccGCATTGTGATGGTCAGGGTGAATCTCTCTCCTCTAACATCTCTATCATTACTGGGATCAGGAGACTGGAACCCACCGCTAGAATGTAATAATTCTACTATGGAAAAACAATCATGCAGAGAAaagcaggtggagagagggagagagaggtggagagagagggagagagaggtggagagaggggaagagagaggtggagagagagggagagagaggtggagagaggggaagagagatggagagaggggaagagaaatggagagagaggtggagagggagagaggtggagagagaggtggagagagagaggtggagagaggggaaaagagatggagagaggggaagacattcaCCTTGATAGAAACCATTCGAAAAAAATGATGTTGTATTGTACAGCAGCAGAGATCATTCTTTcctcccacttcctgttcccagaGAGAAGCCACGGAACACTCAGAAGAACACAAGTAGAACACGTACTGCTGTCTACTCCTCTTGTTTCTATGGTAACGGTATCCCCTCCCCTTCTGCCCATAGTCAAGGTACATCCTGAAGAAACTCCCTAATGACAGTTCCTTCAGGATGTCCaccaccttctctcccccctcacctcctctcagcaccaccttctttctcccccctcacctcctctcagcACCAGCAGGttgacctccccccctcacctcctctcagcACCAGCAGGttgacctccccccctcacctcctctcagcACCAGCAGGttgacctccccccctcacctcctctcagcACCAGCAGGttgacctccccccctcacctcctctcagcACCAGCAGGttgacctccccccctcacctcctctcagcACCAGCAGGttgacctccccccctcacctcctctcagcACCAGCAGGTTGACCTCCCTCCCCACGGGCAGCTCCTTCAGGATGTCCACCACCTGTGCGTGGCTGAGTGCCTGCACGTTGTGGCGTTCCACCTCCTTGATGACGTCCCCCTTCAGCAGTCCGCGGCACCACTGTGCATCCAGGATCATCTTCACCTTCTGGCCCAGGGGGCAGTCTGCGATGGCAAATCCAAACCCCCCCGGCCCCTTCATGAGGGGCACGCTGACCAGCTCTGGCTGCAGCATGGCCCCCGCAGCCTCGGCCTGGCGCCCCCCGCCGGGCAGGGCGGCCACCACGGGACGGCCGCTGGCGTCGGTAGTCACGTAGTGGAGCTCCTGGGAGGAGCCGTGCAaggcctctccctccaccaggaGAGGCTGGCCGTTGAGGAGGGGCACAGCCGTCACCACATCGCCCCCCTGGAGGcccggggctggagggggcgggggcggggggtcgTCGCTGGTCAGGTCCACGTCCGGGGGCAGAGGGTAGCCTCTGCAGAGCACCATGTCCACGTACTGGTTGACGGGGATGGACTGGAACATCAAGACCACCTCTGGGTGGGTCTTACCCAGGACACACGTACCGTTGATCTCTACGATCACAtcacctggaggggggagggaagggtgaggagaacgagggagagcaggaagaagaagaCATTCCTATTAAATACCGAATAT
The window above is part of the Osmerus mordax isolate fOsmMor3 chromosome 1, fOsmMor3.pri, whole genome shotgun sequence genome. Proteins encoded here:
- the LOC136946464 gene encoding membrane-associated guanylate kinase, WW and PDZ domain-containing protein 3 isoform X2 → MSRTLKKKKHWSSKVQECSVSWGNLGEFGSVVEVLGGAELGQFPYLGQMKLEVLVCHVGKLPYYGDVLLEVNGTPVSGLTNRDTLAVIRHFREPIRLKTVKPGKVLNADLRHYLSLQFQKGSLDHKLQQVIRDNLYLRTIPCTTRLPRDGEAPGVDYSFISVGDFRILEESGLLLESGTYDGNYYGTPKPPAEPVLLQPDLVDQVLFDEDFGGEVQRKRTTSVSKMDRKDSVVPEEEDEDERPPLANGLPDLKAGSSGWRKAAPSYTQSSGGMEVRVWSSLPRDDSLEPLPLNWEMAYTETGMVYFIDHNSKTTTWLDPRLAKKAKPPEKCEDGELPYGWEEIDDPQYGTYYVDHINQKTQFENPVLEAKKRLNVQSAAVMLQGETSLTGQAFTPDPSQLRGELYHTTLRKSSQGFGFTIIGGDRHDEFLQVKNVLPDGPAAQDNKMASGDVIVEINGTCVLGKTHPEVVLMFQSIPVNQYVDMVLCRGYPLPPDVDLTSDDPPPPPPPAPGLQGGDVVTAVPLLNGQPLLVEGEALHGSSQELHYVTTDASGRPVVAALPGGGRQAEAAGAMLQPELVSVPLMKGPGGFGFAIADCPLGQKVKMILDAQWCRGLLKGDVIKEVERHNVQALSHAQVVDILKELPVGREVNLLVLRGGHTSPVKSLKPKQEMTASTQSLDCLPDSAPQPLPYHALTLGSAPQPLPYHALTLGSASPKREATEMYLKSRALLESKQPFTRDLDVFIKRDQETGFGFRVLGGEGPEQPVYIGAIIAMGAAEKDGRLRAGDELIGIDGIMVKGRSHKQVLDLMTNAARNGQVLLTVRRKVIYRDATEEEAFQSLSPALVNGSPRLPRLQTPFSGLDQSSFDITLHRRDSEGFGFVILTSKSRPPLGVIPHKIGRIIEGSPAERCGVLNVGDRISAVNGRSIIELSHNDIVLLIKEAGLCVTLTVVPEDEYKGPPSGASSAKQSPAPQHRTLSAQQDEHFNLDLEENREEVSWSEYKTLPVGDQGTLCVTGPKQDCLTVELDRGERGFGFSLRGGTEYNMGLYILRLAEDGPAQLDGRIRVGDQIVEINGEPTQGISHTRAIELIQAGGSKVLLLLCPGAGLAQDSSLRTPTAISPASSPRDTPPLLSPLHASSTISGSSAPPAPRPHTSRGPGEGGREQGDQPEDSPPPSSLSTHRQEPRRPKTAGETQSLPKAKERSNSPKKHERSKQEVERSKTNRKFHPQKESRSPSPRKAPVAGQEVASSYQQADRPQRQQRKDASGEGFKEKKSAKRGDARGRSCRGGEAASELVASSERTGAEARRDSPREKQGGGGGEAGTRASEGRSQASKDPGREVRKAETGEREERSGRESKTSSKEERSREEAAAPSPRSSQGPPNPPDPRAPLSPGPWRVPCSARILSHAEALRDPL
- the LOC136946464 gene encoding membrane-associated guanylate kinase, WW and PDZ domain-containing protein 3 isoform X3 → MSRTLKKKKHWSSKVQECSVSWGNLGEFGSVVEVLGGAELGQFPYLGQMKLEVLVCHVGKLPYYGDVLLEVNGTPVSGLTNRDTLAVIRHFREPIRLKTVKPGKVLNADLRHYLSLQFQKGSLDHKLQQVIRDNLYLRTIPCTTRLPRDGEAPGVDYSFISVGDFRILEESGLLLESGTYDGNYYGTPKPPAEPVLLQPDLVDQVLFDEDFGGEVQRKRTTSVSKMDRKDSVVPEEEDEDERPPLANGLPDLKAGSSGWRKAAPSYTQSSGGMEVRVWSSLPRDDSLEPLPLNWEMAYTETGMVYFIDHNSKTTTWLDPRLAKKAKPPEKCEDGELPYGWEEIDDPQYGTYYVDHINQKTQFENPVLEAKKRLNVQSAAVMLQGETSLTGQAFTPDPSQLRGELYHTTLRKSSQGFGFTIIGGDRHDEFLQVKNVLPDGPAAQDNKMASGDVIVEINGTCVLGKTHPEVVLMFQSIPVNQYVDMVLCRGYPLPPDVDLTSDDPPPPPPPAPGLQGGDVVTAVPLLNGQPLLVEGEALHGSSQELHYVTTDASGRPVVAALPGGGRQAEAAGAMLQPELVSVPLMKGPGGFGFAIADCPLGQKVKMILDAQWCRGLLKGDVIKEVERHNVQALSHAQVVDILKELPVGREVNLLVLRGGHTSPVKSLKPKQEMTASTQSLDCLPDSAPQPLPYHALTLGSAPQPLPYHALTLGSASPKREATEMYLKSRALLESKQPFTRDLDVFIKRDQETGFGFRVLGGEGPEQPVYIGAIIAMGAAEKDGRLRAGDELIGIDGIMVKGRSHKQVLDLMTNAARNGQVLLTVRRKVIYRDATEEEAFQSLSPALVNGSPRLPRLQTPFSGLDQSSFDITLHRRDSEGFGFVILTSKSRPPLGVIPHKIGRIIEGSPAERCGVLNVGDRISAVNGRSIIELSHNDIVLLIKEAGLCVTLTVVPEDEYKGPPSGASSAKQSPAPQHRTLSAQQDEHFNLDLEENREEVSWSEYKTLPVGDQGTLCVTGPKQDCLTVELDRGERGFGFSLRGGTEYNMGLYILRLAEDGPAQLDGRIRVGDQIVEINGEPTQGISHTRAIELIQAGGSKVLLLLCPGAGLAQDSSSTGSSGCYFSTEHQY